One window from the genome of Rhizobium sp. CIAT894 encodes:
- the bioB gene encoding biotin synthase BioB, whose translation MDCNTDLHQAAEPSVENLVWTLEEASQVYELPFMDLLFQAQTAHRENFDPNAIQMSRLLSIKTGGCAEDCGYCSQSSKYPTGLKATKLMEVEKVVDEARKAREQGATRYCMGAAWRSPKDRDMDSIVAMVTEVKALGMETCMTLGMLSPEQSERLSHAGLDYYNHNVDTSEEYYSKVITTRTFADRLETLANVREAGIKVCSGGILGLGESVNDRISMLVTLANLPVPPESVPINMLIPIPGSRLANSGRVDPIEFVRMIALARIMMPNSAVRLSAGRTEMSDETQALCFLAGANSIFVGETLLTADNPGEDHDNKLLQRLGLKPMSLVSPSIGSAQC comes from the coding sequence ATGGATTGCAATACCGATCTTCACCAGGCCGCTGAGCCTTCGGTCGAGAACTTGGTCTGGACGCTTGAGGAGGCGAGCCAGGTTTATGAGCTTCCGTTCATGGATTTGCTGTTTCAGGCCCAGACCGCGCATCGGGAGAATTTTGATCCAAATGCCATCCAGATGAGCCGTCTGCTCTCGATCAAGACAGGCGGATGTGCTGAAGACTGCGGCTATTGCAGCCAGTCTTCGAAATATCCGACGGGCCTGAAGGCCACGAAACTCATGGAAGTCGAGAAGGTCGTCGATGAGGCTCGCAAAGCGCGCGAGCAGGGAGCAACGAGATATTGCATGGGGGCGGCATGGAGAAGCCCTAAGGACCGCGACATGGATTCGATTGTCGCGATGGTGACGGAGGTCAAAGCCCTCGGGATGGAAACATGCATGACGCTCGGGATGCTCTCGCCGGAGCAGTCAGAGCGCCTCTCCCACGCGGGGCTCGACTACTACAACCATAACGTCGACACCTCGGAAGAGTACTACAGCAAAGTAATCACGACGCGGACCTTTGCAGACAGACTGGAGACGTTGGCTAACGTCCGGGAAGCGGGGATCAAGGTGTGTTCGGGCGGTATCCTTGGGTTAGGAGAGTCGGTCAACGATCGCATCTCCATGTTGGTGACCTTGGCAAATCTCCCAGTTCCGCCTGAAAGCGTCCCGATCAACATGTTGATTCCGATCCCTGGTTCGCGTCTCGCCAACTCCGGACGCGTCGATCCGATCGAGTTCGTGCGTATGATCGCGCTGGCAAGGATCATGATGCCGAATTCGGCAGTTCGCCTGTCTGCCGGACGGACCGAGATGAGCGATGAAACACAAGCGCTTTGCTTCTTAGCTGGGGCGAATTCCATTTTCGTCGGTGAAACCCTGCTTACCGCAGACAACCCGGGAGAAGATCACGATAACAAGCTTCTACAAAGGCTTGGTCTCAAACCTATGTCGCTCGTGTCTCCGAGCATCGGGAGTGCGCAATGCTAG
- a CDS encoding carbonic anhydrase, with protein MTDFPEELLRGYRGFRAAKFPRHRERYESLASKGQFPATLVIACCDSRAAPETVFGSGPGQMFVVRNVANIVPPCKPDDGHHSTSAALEFAVQCLDVKNIVVMGHCSCGGIAAALKSTHTPLSPGNFIGQWIEILRPIISEVVDNATVATSSRQSVAERKSVLQSLKNLRSFPFVKAREELGELRLFGTWFDIGAGQLWVADEHSGRFSPLDLALPHAESADSEAFRHGIEISRTFAI; from the coding sequence ATGACAGACTTTCCCGAAGAGCTGCTACGAGGCTATCGTGGATTTCGCGCCGCGAAGTTTCCCCGCCACCGGGAGCGCTACGAGAGCCTCGCCAGCAAAGGCCAGTTCCCGGCAACATTGGTAATCGCCTGCTGTGATTCCCGCGCCGCTCCGGAAACAGTCTTCGGAAGCGGCCCCGGACAGATGTTCGTGGTGCGCAACGTGGCCAATATCGTTCCGCCTTGTAAGCCAGACGACGGCCACCACTCGACGTCCGCAGCGTTGGAGTTCGCCGTCCAATGCCTTGATGTAAAAAATATCGTAGTGATGGGGCATTGCAGCTGCGGTGGTATCGCAGCGGCGCTGAAGAGCACACACACACCGCTCTCGCCCGGCAATTTCATCGGGCAGTGGATCGAGATACTGCGCCCCATCATATCTGAAGTCGTCGACAATGCGACAGTAGCAACCAGCTCGCGACAGTCGGTCGCCGAGCGGAAGTCTGTCCTGCAATCGTTGAAAAACCTCCGTTCGTTTCCGTTCGTCAAAGCACGCGAGGAACTGGGCGAGTTGCGCCTGTTCGGTACCTGGTTCGACATCGGCGCGGGACAGCTTTGGGTGGCTGACGAGCATAGCGGTAGGTTTTCACCCCTAGACCTCGCACTTCCGCATGCAGAAAGCGCAGACAGCGAGGCTTTTCGTCATGGCATCGAAATCTCAAGAACGTTCGCGATCTGA